From Syngnathoides biaculeatus isolate LvHL_M chromosome 12, ASM1980259v1, whole genome shotgun sequence:
TTTGCGAACATAATGTGCAAAATGTTCTTGTGTGGATGTAAACATTCACTGCCACATGTTAGGACTGGCTATACGTCTAGGTCTCTCTTTGCAACACTGTCAACTTGGGACTAAAGGGCATACATAACTGAGGGCACATATGTCGGCCAAGGAACGAGGCTTAGGACAAGCCGTTGCTACTACTAGTTCAAAACACGTTTCTACATAACGTCCTCCAAAAATGCCACAACAAGCAAAGCACTAGATCTGAATGATCCTGGTCTGGCACTGCGTAAACATTGCCTTCCACTCATTGTCCTGAGCCTCATTGACGGTATCTGGCTCGGGGCTTTTGTGCACCTTCGCCACAGCAAAGTTGATACCCTGAGTGAGCCCCGCCTGGGTGAGGCTGGCCACCTGGACCATGGAGCTCCTGATCTTGGCAAAGGGAGACACGACCCGGCTGCCGTTACTGTCAGCGGGCGAAGGGGCGAGGCTGCTCTCCAGTTGTGAGCCCAGACTCCGTTGCGAGCCACCTGAAAGGGCAGAGGTGGGCCTCTGGATGCTGAGGTTGGAAGCGGAGGTAGTAGCCTGGACGTCAAGCTGGGATGGCCTGGGGAGGTTCAACTCCTCTTGCTGATGCTGTGGCTTTGTGCTTGGCTGCTTGGGGTCTGCCAGGCTTTTATTCAGCACAGGCACTGTGGGCTTGAGTGGATGGGCAGACGTGGGCGGGCGCTCTCCAAAGACCTCGACGGGTTTGGTCTGTGCGTCCTGGACAAACTGCTGGCAGTAGGCATCGAAGGGAGTGCCGAAGTCTATTAGGATGGCTTCTTCAGCCACTGAGGCAGCCCCTGGGGACTTGTCTTCACAGACCCGAGAAGCACTGTCCTGCTGTCCTTCACCGCCACTGACCTGGCTAACAGAGGGAACATTTAGCTCCACGCTACCGATGGACTGGGAGCGACTGCCCAGTCTTGGGTTGGATGCAACGATACCACAGCTGGGAAGCACATAGTCCACATTCTCAAAGGAGCTGGCGCACGGGTGCTCTGGATCAGAATTATAAGAGTCAGAGTCATCAGAAATATCAAAATTCACATCACTGATATCTTTTGAGGCTCCTGTGCCAGGTTTCCCATCTGATGTGTCCAAGCTGCTGTCTGACTTCCACAGATTCACGTGCATAGTTGGCTTCAGGAAATTAACTTTGACTTCAGGCTTAGAGAAATTTCCCAGCTTCCCGAGGGGCTTGAAGGTGCTGATGTTCACGCTCGTTTTGGTCTGCTTTACTTTCTGATTTAGAGAAGAGAACTTATTGAGGAGGAAACTTTTGCCTTGAGCCAGACCAGAAGTGCCTTGCGCCTGCTCACATGTTTTGTTCTGAATCCCCATAATATCTTCATGAGGTCTGCTTTGGCGCCTGgagcacacagacagacagaaccTTAGCAACAGAGATGTTTTGAGACTGTATAATGAATATATATCCTAATGACCTCTCGAGCTTCTTTTCAACCACCAGTAGGTCCAGCCCCCTGGCCTGTTTTGTAATGCGAAGCATTTCAGCAATGCATTGTAGTGTATCTGAAACATAAcaagattcattcattcattacctCATGAGGTGAAATTAATGTTAAAGCAGTAGAATGTAATGGGAGGCCACAGCATATTGttcaagaataaaaaataaaatatggtaaGAAGTGGCTGTATGAAAAACTCTTGAGCGAGAAAAGCagcatgtgatttttctttgAGCAGAAGAGAAAATATAATAAGATAAAAATAACATGAGGTTAtctttttgaaatgattcactTCAAGCCCCACTAATTATTCAAAGGTATACCTTTTCCATCATCCTCAGGGTTTCGGCTGGCAGCTCGTAATGTGTGAAAGTATccactcgtttcttcacttctgtaATGCAGCCGCATACAACAGAACTTTGGCTTGCCAAACAGTGTCGGTTCTGGacctgcaggggggggggggggacaacttCCATTTTGGGTTGATTTTCACTTCCTTGAATGAATCACATTCTGCTACAATGTTACGACAAGAGTCCAAAGAAACTGTTAAACACTCTTTTAAAGAAGTGTTGGGTGACTCAGTCCACGTCACTTCTGCTTTGAATGAAACTGAATACTTACCAATTTCGATTTTTTCCAAACCCTCTAAGTTGAGACGCTGGTACTGGTTGACTTTATCTGCCTCTTCGTCATAGCTATGGATGAACAAAAGCAGCGAATGATTCATCGGAACAGATTTCACTTCATAGATTGGAATATATAGTTGGACTTACTAAGCAATGTAGTAGGCTTTGTCGGACAGAAGCAGAAGTACATCCACATCTTTATTAGTGGCATCAACAAGGCTGAAAATTAGAAGACGcgttatgcaaaaaaaaaaaaaaaaaaaacacttaaatccTTTTTGGCCACAGTGTCCATGTCAAAAGCCTGCTAAGTcgtaaaaatgtcacaatagtGATTGGTTTGTATATGAAAATGCCCataaatgaattgaaaataaaatgaggcGCGAACCTCATATCACAGTTAATGAGAGCCCAACCACCGTGAAACCTCTCATCATCGAGCAAGAGAAGCTGCATGTATGTCTGCAATAGGAGGCTGACTTGCTCCTGAGCTCCTCTTTGGCTTTCCTGCTCTTTCGCTTCATGCTCCTTCTCCTTACTGAAAATTGAGTAGAGGTCTTCAGTCACTGGAAGACCCATCATGAGGTCTGCAAGGAAATTGAGAGGGCACGGTGAAGAAGGTTTTGAAGCGCAGACACATTGTCAGCAGATCGTGTTGTTTTTCTACCAATTACGGCTTGTCTATAAGCATCTCTGAAGCGGTTCAAATAGTAGCGGTTGGCAGAGTTCACTCCATCCTTCATCACGCCAGCCAGTTTCCTCTCACCTGTCCTCGTAAAATCtccctaaaaacaaaatttctTCACTGATGCATTGAGTAGAAAACAGGCTCTGTTGGATGTGCGAAAAGGCAGTAAGTGGTAAGTAACGTACCTTAAGTGCTGCTGTGCCAGCGTACTGTCTGCTGATGGTGTCACCATTGTTAGCCCACATTATTTGATAGATCCTGTAACATTTGAGAGGCAGGGGCTGCTCTGGAGGCATTACACCCAACTTCTTTAGCTgaaacatgaatatttgaatTTTCAAGATGCTGATTGCTACATTCTCTAGGTGATTAGAGATCACCTAAGTTTCTTTGTAAATGATCCACAAAATACCACATTCAAATATAGCTGCTGAAATACATTTGGAGAAAAGAAATTATCTTGTTCTTTGAACTGATGATAAAAAGATTGTACCTGCTGTTCCATAACCACCCTAGCAATGGCAGCCTGGACTACATTGGTCCTGTCCAGACAATCCATGCAATTGACTCGGAAGATTCCCTCTTGCTTGCAGATGACTCCAGCTTGGTCCACCCTTGCAGAGAAACCCAATTGCGACAGGATGCACTTTTTGGATAAATGACAAACTAACCTGATGAGAGTAACTCTACCATATGACTATACGTTATCCGTAATGTCAAAAATATcaaatcaaaatgacaaaactgaATAATAGTTTCTTTTAAATACAAACTACTGAATGACACTTACCAGGCCCATTTCATGTCAGTGATGATGTCAAAGATGGCATCAGTtagtatttgcacattttcgaATTTCATCCCTCGACTAAGATACATCACACAAGGCAGATaaaagggaaggaaatgcaTTGTGTTATCTATCAAAAATAGAATTGCAAATATCATACCGAAAGCATGTCTCTCACCAGTGCTCATGGAAATCAAATGACACGTAGGTGAGATTTGGATTGTTGTAAAGAAGCACTTGCTTTAGATAGGCATCACCTATCAACTTCTCTCGTCCACTTTGGTCAACTAAGTTAATGATGACCTGAAGTTTGGAACAAAGAGTGATATAAATTAACACACCATATAGCATTTAGGACTTTTTCGGCCACTTCCGTGTGTACAAAATTTGGTATTAAATGGGACATATTTGCAAGGGCTGACaggtaggataggctccagcactttcgcaaactttgtgaggataaacagctcgtaaaatgaatggatggattaataaaaatatgtacaacatactggactacatttttttctatgCAGCTAACCATACAGCCTGCAATACACAGAAGACATTATCCAGTCTCTGACCTGCCCACAAGAGGtcattctgactttttttgtccATAGTCTCTTCTATATATGCCAATTTCATGTGCAATGCGTGTCCCaaattttgtgagattttgttcACTTATAGTGCCTCAAAAATGGCTTTGTTTGTGATGACTAAAATAATAATGGGAATTTCTACACATACAATAGGGACCTCACAGGTCACCTGCTTGGGTCCtaaaaagcatttatttattttgttttaaatctcaAAGTGTCTCCTCATGCGTCACCATAGGGAGTAATGTGAGGGTTGTTTTGAGTGTTAGTGCATGTGCACATGTGTGGGCAGTACAGGCGAAACCGCGCCATAGCAGTACAATCACTCTTGGCAACATTTTGTATGGTGAAGGGAAGAGGGGATTTGCACTAGCACAATTCAGGTGTTCGAACTAGGAACAGCTAATGTGTGTGGACGCTCAAAATTAGAGGATgctttcattaaaatatttcgTGCAAGTTGATCAAATAGTGATCTAATCTTAATGTGTATTACACTGCGTGAAATGACTGCTTCTAattttattgaacatttttattttgtaactttAACAATATTTATTGGTGCAAGTACCATCTTATTGAAACGATAATTTAAAGTTTACACTGTAAATTACAATGCTGTGACAAACACACAGAGAACTTTCATACCAAATGCAACTGAGGGAGGTGTaataagttatttttaaattccataTACGCCCATCCACACCTGCAAGCCTACCTCTTTCTTGTAGAGTTTTAGCTGCTCTTCAAAATGGGCAGCAAAGTATGGCATGGTCTCCTTCTCTTCTGAAATGtcagaaatataaataaatgaaaacgtgTCAAAATTTGACAAACTCACCACAGTACAtagttttgtctttgtggactttttttatttcacatagtATTGATAGGACTTTGTATTGTATAATCATAAAAATTGTACAGAAAATTAGGATGATTAAAACCGTGTCTCACTGGAACACTGCTGAATTTAACACCACAAATCAGAGTCTTGCAATCAAGCCTGAGAAAAGTGAAGAGG
This genomic window contains:
- the inpp5f gene encoding phosphatidylinositide phosphatase SAC2 isoform X1 codes for the protein MELFQAKNDYILQDGDRALWCSRKDGTMTVKPATDLLLAWNPVCLGLVEGIIGKIQLHTDLPLGLVLIRQKALVGHLPGNHKVYKIIKIAVIPLSDEEPQELELELCKKHHFGIDKSEKLVQSPDESKFLMKTFSQIKSNVAVPIKKKVKENKEKERLERRLLDELYKIFMDSDSFYYSPTYDLTNTVQRQGDLQRSNLPLWKQVDDRFFWNKHMIQDLIDLQTPEVDFWVMPIIQGFVQVEELVVNYNETSDEERSSPETSPQEVTCVDDIHPRFTVALISRRSRHRAGMRYKRRGVDSDGHVANYVETEQLIHVHSHTLSFVLTRGSVPVFWSQAGYRYNPRPRLEKEEKETMPYFAAHFEEQLKLYKKEVIINLVDQSGREKLIGDAYLKQVLLYNNPNLTYVSFDFHEHCRGMKFENVQILTDAIFDIITDMKWAWVDQAGVICKQEGIFRVNCMDCLDRTNVVQAAIARVVMEQQLKKLGVMPPEQPLPLKCYRIYQIMWANNGDTISRQYAGTAALKGDFTRTGERKLAGVMKDGVNSANRYYLNRFRDAYRQAVIDLMMGLPVTEDLYSIFSKEKEHEAKEQESQRGAQEQVSLLLQTYMQLLLLDDERFHGGWALINCDMSLVDATNKDVDVLLLLSDKAYYIAYYDEEADKVNQYQRLNLEGLEKIEIGPEPTLFGKPKFCCMRLHYRSEETSGYFHTLRAASRNPEDDGKDTLQCIAEMLRITKQARGLDLLVVEKKLERRQSRPHEDIMGIQNKTCEQAQGTSGLAQGKSFLLNKFSSLNQKVKQTKTSVNISTFKPLGKLGNFSKPEVKVNFLKPTMHVNLWKSDSSLDTSDGKPGTGASKDISDVNFDISDDSDSYNSDPEHPCASSFENVDYVLPSCGIVASNPRLGSRSQSIGSVELNVPSVSQVSGGEGQQDSASRVCEDKSPGAASVAEEAILIDFGTPFDAYCQQFVQDAQTKPVEVFGERPPTSAHPLKPTVPVLNKSLADPKQPSTKPQHQQEELNLPRPSQLDVQATTSASNLSIQRPTSALSGGSQRSLGSQLESSLAPSPADSNGSRVVSPFAKIRSSMVQVASLTQAGLTQGINFAVAKVHKSPEPDTVNEAQDNEWKAMFTQCQTRIIQI
- the inpp5f gene encoding phosphatidylinositide phosphatase SAC2 isoform X2, encoding MELFQAKNDYILQDGDRALWCSRKDGTMTVKPATDLLLAWNPVCLGLVEGIIGKIQLHTDLPLGLVLIRQKALVGHLPGNHKVYKIIKIAVIPLSDEEPQELELELCKKHHFGIDKSEKLVQSPDESKFLMKTFSQIKSNVAVPIKKKVKENKEKERLERRLLDELYKIFMDSDSFYYSPTYDLTNTVQRQGDLQRSNLPLWKQVDDRFFWNKHMIQDLIDLQTPEVDFWVMPIIQGFVQVEELVVNYNETSDEERSSPETSPQEVTCVDDIHPRFTVALISRRSRHRAGMRYKRRGVDSDGHVANYVETEQLIHVHSHTLSFVLTRGSVPVFWSQAGYRYNPRPRLEKEEKETMPYFAAHFEEQLKLYKKEVIINLVDQSGREKLIGDAYLKQVLLYNNPNLTYVSFDFHEHCRGMKFENVQILTDAIFDIITDMKWAWVDQAGVICKQEGIFRVNCMDCLDRTNVVQAAIARVVMEQQLKKLGVMPPEQPLPLKCYRIYQIMWANNGDTISRQYAGTAALKGDFTRTGERKLAGVMKDGVNSANRYYLNRFRDAYRQAVIDLMMGLPVTEDLYSIFSKEKEHEAKEQESQRGAQEQVSLLLQTYMQLLLLDDERFHGGWALINCDMSLVDATNKDVDVLLLLSDKAYYIAYYDEEADKVNQYQRLNLEGLEKIEIGPEPTLFGKPKFCCMRLHYRSEETSGYFHTLRAASRNPEDDGKDTLQCIAEMLRITKQARGLDLLVVEKKLERRQSRPHEDIMGIQNKT